A stretch of DNA from Ranitomeya variabilis isolate aRanVar5 chromosome 1, aRanVar5.hap1, whole genome shotgun sequence:
CGTACGGAGCGTATGTGATGCCAGATCGTTGGATTAATTGCGCCCTGCACCAATACTACGTCCCCATCGCTGCATTTAACACCTTCATCTGCACCGGCCTTTCCTGCTACTCCCGGTACGGAGAGGAGTCGGTCTGCCATTATACACATAGTGCAGCGTGACGGCAGCTTCTGTCATAATAGGTCACTGCCTTGATGCTGTCGTCCAATCTTTGGGGTCATGTAAAGTACACGTCCCTTTAGTACCTTCCATTAAGCATCCCGACAAGGTCACATTTTCCCCGGTAGCCTCACAGATCATGTTTCTTCTATTTATTGCAGGTTTCTGGAGGTTCATCGACCCTCTCTCAGTAAATTCCTACGCACGGCGGCCTTCGTTCACCCTTTCGTTTTTGACAACATCCCTCTATTTTATCGGGTAAGATATTCTGTGGACAGTACTGAGACATGCTACTAGGGGCTGTAATGGCCATGATCTGGGATCCTGAGACATCGGGGGCTCGTCTACTATCTTGAGACCTTGGGGACTCACCGAAGATCCTGAGAGTTTTATGACTCATCTGAGGCACTGGGGGCTCATCTAGGATCCCGAGACATTGGGGGCTCATCTGGGATCCCGAGACATTGGGGGTTCATCTGGGATCCCAAGACACTGGGGACTCGCCTAAGATCCTGAGACATTGGTGGCTGATCTGGGATTCTGAGACATTGGGGTTAATCTGGGATCCCGAGACATTGGGGGTTCATCTGGGATCCCAAGACACTGGGGACTCACCTAGGATTCCGAGACATTGGGGGCTCACCTAGGATCCTGACACATTGGGGGCTAACATAGGATCCCGACACATTGGGGGCTCACGATAGAGACATTGGGAGCTCATCTGCAATCCGGAGACGCTGGGGTTTCATCTGGGATCCCCATACGCTGGGGGCTCATCTGGGATCCTGAGACGTTGAAGGCTTATCTGGGATCGCGAGATGTTGGGGTTTCATCTGGGATCCCAAGACATTCAGGGCTCACCTAGGATCCTGACAGATTGGGGGCTCACTTAGGATATCGAGACATTGGGGGCTCACCTAGGATCCCGAGACATTGGGAGCTCACTTAGGATATTGAGACATTGGGGGCTCATCTGGGATCCCGAGATGCTGGGGTTTCATCTGGGATCCCGAGACGTTGGGGGCTCATCTACTATACTGAGACATTGAAGGCTTATCTGGGATCGCGAGACATTGGAAGCTCATCTGGGACCTAGAAACTTTTGAGACCACAGTATAATGCACGTTCTCACCCCCCCGTGGGTCCGTGTCCCTCTGTCCCGCAGCTCCTGTTCTGTTTTGGTGAAGACTGCAACTGGAATGAGGCCGTCTCTCTCCACCTTTATCATCTCTTTTTCGCTTTCCTGACCGGATTCCTCTTCGCTTCTCATCTACCAGAACGACTGGCGCCTGGGCGTTTTGACTATTTTGGTAAAATGTGACCCTGGAGTGTAGGAAAATGGTGTGTAGTAGACAGATGAATGAGTGGAATAATTTGGTGTTGGCTTTTCTTCTCCTTGTAGGTCATAGCCACCAGCTTTTCCATGTCTGTGCCGTTTTGGGCACACACTTCCAGATGGAAGCCGTGCTCTCTGACCGTTCATCTCGCCAAGCCTGGCTCAGTTCTCATTCTGAAGCCGACTCGCTCGCCAGCACCTTGGGCGTTGTAGTCACTTCAGTCCTTGGAAATGTCATCCTCATCTGCTTCTTCACTGCCACCTTGCTGTGGTCTCCAAGAGCCAACTCCATTCTTCACCATCACACCACCTGCGAGGCTAAAGTGAAGGAACGTTGACCCTAATGCGCAACATCAGAACTTAAAAGAAGAGCTAGTGTTCATCTCAGTACTAATAGCCATGGTGGGTCTATAGTCCACATCTGTTTCAGTGCCAcgcgttttttttggggggggctgatgCTTGAGGCTAGAAAAGTAAATTTACAGCAGCACAGATGATATGAGTTCCTTAGAGAAGTCTCTGTGATCTGTATATTGTGTAAGAATGACATGATATTGGGGGCTAGTCCCAGATATTGACATATTGAGGGCTCATCGAGTTATTTTCAGCATTGGTGGGTCGTCTAAAAAAAAATGGCTGGAGGAACAAGAGCAGGAACAAGGGATGTTGAATGGAATTATGGAGAAAGGCTGTGTGTAATAATGGTGGATCAGTCCCTGGTGGAGGGGCTGGACTAGCGTTTCGGATCAGTATATAGGTTTTTTTGCATGTGAGTTTTAGGGACGTTTTTTAAGAAGGATTTATGGGATAGATATTTTGAATATGGAGAGGAACGGCCATTTTATATCCTTAAATGCCCTTTGGGGAGCATTGGTTATAGAATAAATATAATAAATCCTGCACCAGGCTGTGACCAGAAGAGCTGGCCATTACTTTCTCAGCTTAAAGATACAGAACTCCTATTTGTTAGCACTCTAAGCGCCATCTTGTGGTGAGAGTCCCGTATTGCAGTTTATAAAGTAGCTATGCCTTTCAAGCGTtgtagacccccatacacattagtgccctgTTGTTCTCATTGGGCCCAGCTGACTATCTCATGTTTAAGTTTCCCCGGACAGACAAtatcaagagaaaaaaaaggaCATGCCGAATTTCAATGCCTGAACCTTTTCTGCCAGATGCTGCTCCCCAAACATAGGAAGACTTGCCATGCTGGGGCCCCCTGTAAGGTCCTATAATGGCAGCATTCCCCCATTTCAGGGGGTCCCCCAGTAGTGGTGACAGTTCTGTGCCTTCGGCTGGATGTTATAATCACTAACAGCAGGAAATATTGTCATCTTCTCATTTTTTTTACTATACGGTCGTTTttctaaaaaaatgtattttttataattttttgtgtCGATCATTAACTCTTTGATTACAGGGGTTGGGCTTCACATTACACTTTTGGCCTCAGATACTGCTTCCATATATGAGCCCCCCATCGCTATATGACATGAAGGGGCCATTTCTTACCGTAGATTATGTATTGCAGTTGGGGTCCTTATGACAGACTCTCAGCAGTGGTTGTTTACAGAGGCAGGAGGCAACGTCTTCCCCCAAAAAAATGAAGGATTGCATCCTGAAATTTGTGGAAACCTCCATTTTGCTCTGCATATAACTGGAAACTGCTACCCTTCTACCAGGAAGGGCACAGTTAGGATGGTCAGTCACCCCCCAGGTGCCTTGTAATAATATACTGTAACAATGGTAATACCGTCGGGCATTAAATGAGTTCTGAATCTCATGTGTCTGTGTGGATTTCTACAAATCATAGAGATATtcataacatttttatttcattttagaatattttttattttactgtatTCATATTGGTACAGAAAAGCAGTAATGGCATGACATAGGCGAGCTTGTGACCCCTCCAGCAAGGAAAAGGTTACCAGGGGAGGATAGGGGTGCACGCATACAGCAATGGAGAGACAGAGACCGGCCTGCAGAGTTTAATTCTGTGTCCATTCTAGACATCGGCGGGGAGTGCTGGGTGCAGATCGGATCAGGGGTGTACGTGGTGCGTCACACCGGCCCATAGAATCTCCTGTACGCCTCTGGGAATCCAATGTCGTCAGCAAGCTCATCACAGTCCGGATTCAGCTCGCACACCTCTCTCTGTGCCTCCAACGGAGATCTCACTGCCGCCCCATATATCctatggaagggggggggggggggtttaagacAAGCTTAGCCATATGGCGGTATCACTCCATAGGATTAGCTCCTTCACTCTCTGTCTGCTgaaattcccaccatcatcatgggtgacttcatcaTCTCCAttaacacccaccagtcagcagcctccaaactcctgtcccttaaagggaacctgtcacctgaatttggcgggaccagttttgggtcatatgggcggggttttcgagtgtttgattcaccctttccttacccgctggctgcaatattggattgaagttcattctctgtcctccatagtacacgcctgcgtaaggcaagattgccttgagcaggcgtgtactccggaggacagagaatgaacttcaatccaatattgcggccagcatgcagccagcgggtaagaaaagggtgaatcaaacacctgaaaaccccgcccatatgacccaaaactggtcccgccaaattcaggtgacaggttccctttaagttatcttttggacttactcagtggttcacctcagccacccacacagacggacatatattagacctggtcttcacccatttctgctccctatctaacttcaccacctcccctctccctctatccgaccaccatctgctcactttctcatacctgtcctcctcacctgtcacccatgtccagcaacatgcgcacccctgcagaaacctcgcacatctagaccctTGCACACTCTGACTCTATTCAGCCACtgtcatccatatcctcactccacgacacagacactgctttctacaatgccactcttgcattagCCATCGACTCAGTCAcccgtcatgcatagcagagtgcgacgaatcaatagacaaccctggcacaataacatcactaaaaagctcctgCAAGTATCCAGAATCACGGAACGgcggaagaaaacgcattcgcaagatgatttcactgcactcaaacaagcaacactcgcaatcaaatcagctctcacctctgctaaacaggcctacttcacaaccctcctatcttccttatcccacaacccaaaacagttgttcaacacttttaactccctccttcgcccaccactgccccctctgacttccttaatctctgctgaggactgccacacacttcaaaaataagatagaccaaacaaggcaagtctttgttgtcaaaccaccacaagccctttctgtgagagaccaatgcccaaaccccataacttccctctccaaaatcactgaaggacagcttgctcatcttctctccaaatcacacctcaccacttgtgctcttgaccccatcccacctcctccccaacctcaccaccacacttatctcaTCCCTAACACATCTCTTGAACCTATCACTACCTTCTGGcagcttcccttctgctttcacacATGCCACAATCacccctatcctcaaaaagccttcccttgacccgagcgctatgtccagctaccgccccatatctttgatcccatttgcatccaaactccttgagcagcacgtccatgctgaactttcctctcactttgcatctaaggctactttcacactagcgtcgtgcactgcacgtcgcaatgcgtcgttgtggataaaaaaacgcatcctgcaaagttgctcgcaggatgcgttttttctccatagacttattagcgatgcagtgccacacgtcgtaaccgtcgtgcgacggttgcgccgtgttttggcgcaccgccaccacaaaaaacgttacatgtaactttttctgtgcgtcgagaccgccattttcaaacgcgcatgcgcggctgaaactccgccccctcctccccggaccttggaatggggcagcggaagcgtcgtaagactgcttccgctgccaacgacgggcattttttgcacagtatgcctcgggccgacgcagcgcgacagccccgtaccgacgctagtgtgaaagcagcctaactctctcttcgacaatctacaatctggcttccgtccccaccattccaccgagactgccctgaccaaaattactaaggacttacttacagccaaagctaacagacaattctctatactcctcctcctagacctgtcctctgccttcgacacagttgaccactgcctcctaccacagatcctctcttcctttggtgtgaaagacctcgccctatcctggatctccccaTACct
This window harbors:
- the PAQR6 gene encoding membrane progestin receptor delta isoform X1, producing the protein MLTIKLPQLLRVHQMPRVFWEDGIMSGYRHPKSSALDCLLSSFQMTNETINIWTHFLPTWYFLWRFLLLSHSLDFWGEPYNWPLLVYMLLVCLYPFTSSVAHTFSSMSARARHICYFLDYGALSLYSLGCAFTYGAYVMPDRWINCALHQYYVPIAAFNTFICTGLSCYSRFLEVHRPSLSKFLRTAAFVHPFVFDNIPLFYRLLFCFGEDCNWNEAVSLHLYHLFFAFLTGFLFASHLPERLAPGRFDYFGHSHQLFHVCAVLGTHFQMEAVLSDRSSRQAWLSSHSEADSLASTLGVVVTSVLGNVILICFFTATLLWSPRANSILHHHTTCEAKVKER
- the PAQR6 gene encoding membrane progestin receptor delta isoform X2, with the protein product MSGYRHPKSSALDCLLSSFQMTNETINIWTHFLPTWYFLWRFLLLSHSLDFWGEPYNWPLLVYMLLVCLYPFTSSVAHTFSSMSARARHICYFLDYGALSLYSLGCAFTYGAYVMPDRWINCALHQYYVPIAAFNTFICTGLSCYSRFLEVHRPSLSKFLRTAAFVHPFVFDNIPLFYRLLFCFGEDCNWNEAVSLHLYHLFFAFLTGFLFASHLPERLAPGRFDYFGHSHQLFHVCAVLGTHFQMEAVLSDRSSRQAWLSSHSEADSLASTLGVVVTSVLGNVILICFFTATLLWSPRANSILHHHTTCEAKVKER